aatataacacacacacacacacacactgattcacGGCACAaacaatataacacacacacacctgcaccacTTACACTGGAGTGACCTTACTGCTGGTAATGGGACATGTGTCAGTGCTTGTGAGTGTGAGcatgtggaggaagagaggaggaaaggagggaaggaggggaggaagagaggaggaaaggaggggggaaggaggaggggaggaagaggggaggagggaagcagggaaggaggggaggaaagaggaggaggaaagggggaggggggaggggaggaagagaggagggaagcagggaaggaggggaggaagataAAGTTCAGATAAACAAGAATATCTGTGCTGAGCCTCGAGGCTGCTGGGAGAAGAGGACAACATTATAactgaaggagaagagaaggagaaggagtggggaggggaggggaggggaggggtgaaggAAGGAGGGCAGCATTAAGGGTGTAGGATGTATGGAAAGGAATGGTAGGAATAACAATGTGAGGGGTGAggtggagggagcagaggagagaggatgggtgggtggattaCAGAAAACAGACTGAACTAGGAAGTTGCTTGCTCCAATGTTAGgaacacagctgtgtgtgtgtgcgtgtgtgggtgtgtgtgtgtgtgtgtatgttgtttcAGGAATGCCAGGAATTCCCAACAGGACCCTCCTAGGACTATCGCTGCAGTTCCCACCCTCACCTGAGTTTACACAGGACCCTGTAATagtgttacacacacatacacacacacacaccacacacacacaccacacacacacacaccacacacacacacacacacacacacacacacacacacacacacacacacacacacacacacacacacacacacacacacacacacacacacacacacacacacacacacacacacacacacacacacacacacacacacacacacacacacacacacacacacacatcacacaccacacactacacacacatcacacaccacacactacacacacaacacacaccacacactacacacacacacaccacacacatacgcacacacacaccacacacacacagaaacaccacacacatacgcagcaaacatgaacacacagaagaacattcaaacacacagaagcctaagtgttgttgttcattagtttactccaattaggggaagggtggtagggttagtggaacaaaataaaggaaactatatatatatgcatatattttatgtgtgtgtatgaatatgtatctatatatattaataataattttgcacacccaatttttcagtttttgatttgttaaaaaagtttgaaatatccaataaatgtcattccacttcatgattgagtcccacttgttgttgattcctcacaaaaaaatacagttttatatctttatgtttgaagcctgaaatgtggcaaaaggtcgcaaagttcaagggggccgaatactttcgcaaggcactgtatatatttacaaacAAATATATTGGGGATTGttggtgtgggggtgctgtgATAGTGACACTCTCaaggatttatttagaattcaagtcacactttaccagcatggctaccacagcatcctgaagcaatacgccatcccatctggtttgggcttagagggactatcatttgtttttcaacaggacaatgacccaacacacctccagactgtgtaagggctattttaccaagaaggagagtgatggaataatccatcagatgacctggcctccacaatcacccgacctcaacccaattgagatggtgtgagatgagttggaccgcagagtgaaggaaaagcagccaacaagtgctcagcatatgtgggaactccttcaaggctgttggaaaagcagtccaggtgaagctggttgagagaattccaagagtgggcaaagctgtcatcattgtaaagggtagctactttgaacaatctcaaatataaaatatattttgatttgtttaacacttttttggttactacatgattccacatgtgttatttggatttcttcactattattctacaatgtagaaaattgtaaagataaagaaaaactctggaatgagtaggtgtgtctacacttttgactggtaatatatgtatatttatatatatatatatatacttaggAAATTTAGCAGGCTAACTCCTTGATCCTGCTTTGTTTCATACatgcattttgctacacctgaaacaacatctgctaaacacttgtatgtgaccaataaaatttgatttaatttgatttgatcttaatACCCTGAAGAAACAGATCCATTGGCTTAGACCAGAGGAAAATActaccatctagtggtcagaTTGAGTCAGTGCATCTCAGACACCACACCAACATctgacacattaacacacacacacacacacacacacacacacacacacacacacacacacacacacacacacacacacacacacacacacacacacacacacacacacacacacacacacacacacacacacacacacacacacacacacacacacacacacacacaccctctccctccaatTCCTGAAGTGGATGAAAGAGCAGTGGAGTCAGATAGTCTGCTgttgagtgcacacacacacacacacacacacacacacacacacacacacacacacacacacacacacacacacacacacacacacacacacatacacacatacacaccggaCACACACCTCTGATGTTGTGTGACAGCTCTCTGGTGTTCTAGCAGCATCTGTGCTGACGGCTGGCGTGGCAGCATTGATTTCTGGGTAATGGCTGAGGAGCACTCTAGACATCGACCGCTCCGCTCCTCAAAACTGCCAGACAGTGGACACACAacacctctctccatctgccccttatacacacacacacacacacacacacacacacacacacacacaaacgacaaacacgcacacaaaccataaacacacacaaaccacacacacacctacacacacaaaccacaaacacaaaccaccataaacacacacacacacacacaaaccacacacacgaaccacacacacacatgaaccacacacacaaaccacaaacacgcacacaaaccataaacacacacaaactacaaacacacacacaaaccacaaacacaaaccaccacaaacacacacacacagacacacacacacaaaccacacacacgaaccacacacacacatgaaccacACAGACAAACCACAAACATACAAACACGAACCACACACTCGAACCACAaaaaccacaaacacacacacaaaccacaaacacacacacaaaccacaaacacacacacgaaccacacatacacacacacacaaaccacacacacacctacacacacaaaccacacacacctacacacacaaaccacacacacacctacacacacaaaccacacacacacctacacacacaaaccacacacacacctacacacacgaaccacacacacacctacacacacaaaccaccacacacacctacacacacgaaccacacatacacacacacacaaaacacacacaccacacacacacaaacacacacacacacccacacacacaaaccacacacaaaccacacacacacctacacacacgaaccacacacacacacgaacaacacacacacacatgaacggtGGTATAAATGATTTATTCACAAGATTGAAAAAGGGTAACATCATAATCATCATTTTTCCATGTTGAGGTCCATCCGAGCCGATAGatattacattacagtactaACAGTCAAATAGTCCCATCGTGTTTCCTCCTCACAGTTTGTCTTCAGTGAGTCCTCAGGTCATTATCAATCCTGGACCTCTACAACTTTCATAGTCAAATAGTGTCCTGCGTCTGCAAAGAGTTCTGGACCATTTTGGCACGTTGAGACACTTAGTAGGTTTGGAAGAGGATGGGTCGGATTAGATGAGTGAACAGAGGGGGTTGTGGGTAGGGGTAAGTGTGTGACAAGCGGAGTGTGCTGTCTGCCATATGTGTTAGATGAGGCTTGTAGCAGTGCGGCGCGTGCTGTCTGTGTtttctgtgttttctgtgtgtatatacagttgaagtcggaagtttacatacaccttagccaaatacatttcaactctatttttcacaattcctgacattttatccaagtaaaaattccctgtcttaggtcagttaggatcaccactttattttaagaatgtgaaatgtcagaataatggtagagagaattatttatttcagcttttatttctttcatcacattcccagtgggtcggaagtttacatatactcaattagtatttggtagcattgcctttaaatggtttaacttgggtcaaatgttttgggtagccttccacaagcttcccacaataagttgggtgaatgttggcccttcctcctgacagagctggtgtaactgagtcaggtttgtaggcctccttgctcgcacacgctttttcagttctgccccaaaaccttctatgggattgaggtcagggctttgtgatggccactccaatacctggggacaaagatcgtactttttggggaaatgccctctggtctgatgaaacaaaaatagaactgcttggccataatgaccatcgttatgtttggaggaaaaagggggaggcttgcaagctgaagaacaccatcccaaccgtgaagcacgggggtggcagcatcatgttctgatggtgctttgctgcaggagggactggtgcacttcacaaaattgatggcatcatgaggtgggaaaattatgtggataaattgaagcaacatctcaagacatcagtcaggaagttaaagcttggtcggaaatgggtcttctaaatggacaatgaccccaagcatacttccaaaagttgtggcaaaatggcttaaggacaacaaagtcaaggtattggagtggccatcacaaagccctgatctcaatcccatagaaggttttggggcagaactgaaaaagcgtgtgcgagcaaggaggcctacaaacctgactcagttacaccagctctgtcaggaggaatgggccaaaattcacccaacttattgtgggaagcttgtggaaggctacccaaaacatttgacccaagttaaacaatttaaaggcaatgctaacaaatactaattgagtacatgtaaacttctgaccgcttgggaatgtgatgaaagaaataaaagctgaaataaataattctctactattattctgacatttcacattcttaaaataaagtggcctaactgacctaagacagggaacttttactcggattaaatgtcaggaattgtgaaaaacagagttgaaatgtatttggctaaggtgtatgtaaacttccgatttcaactgttaACGTGGTGTGTCAGATGTGAAGAGTAGCAGTGCGGAGCGTGCTGTCTGTATCGTACAGAGCCCCACTCTGCTTCTGGACAGACTTCCTCTTCTTCCCAGGGCTCTTCCTGTTAGAGAAATAACAACAGTCAAAACAACAGCAACAGTAAAAACAACAATAACAGCAACATTCAAAACAACAACACcaaaaacagcaacaacaacagtcaAAACAACACCAACAAgagtcaaaacaacaacaacacaaacaacagtCAAAACAACAACACCAATAACAGACGAcaaaacagcaacaacaaaaactgtcaaaaaaacaacaacagtcaaaacaacaacaagaacaacagtcaaaacaacaactaaaatcaataacaacaacaacagtcaaaacaacaactaaaatcaataacaacaacaacagtcaaaacaacaacaacagtcaaaacaacaataccaacaacagCAACATTAAAATcagtcaaaacaacaacaacagtcaaaATAACAACAACAGGCAGTGTAGAGTCTAAACAAATTAGAGAGTTGTGTCACGAAGCAGGATGGTCAACTTTGATGAGCAATCTAAacagtctgtatgtgtgtgtgtaagtgtgtgtgcgtgtactgaCCTTGTGACACACAGCACCACCAGGGTGATAATGGTGATCTGCAGCGCTCCGATGACGGAGGCGATGAGAACATAGCGGATCTTTCCAGATCCTGGAACCACAAACAGAACGTTGTAGTCCTTCTGCTCACACTGAGGCCCGCTGAACCCTGCATGACAGCTACAGGAGGGCGGGCCTAGGTTGTCAGGGTATTGACAGTCTCCATGGAGACAGTAGTTCCTGTAGCGGGAAGGACAGGGGATGTACAGGTCCCTCGGCCCCTCCCCTGAGAAAAGAGCACTGATATTTCACACAATGACATGTATAGCTTGTCTTTATTTATAAAACATtgcttttctacattttgtggtTCTAAtggaacttgtgtgtgtgtgtgtttcacacgtgtgtgtgtatgtgtgtgaggtatgtgtgtgtgtgtgtgtgtttgtgtaccgtGGCAGTGGCCCAGGTGTGTGACCTcgatcctctcctgtctctgacaCGAAGCCTCCTTTACCTGACAGGGGTTGTCATAGGAACGGCCATCTGAAGCACACACAGGGTTGAAACTGATGTGGGAACAGTCgatgttacacacacacctaggGAGAGATGAGactcagtactgtgtgtgtgtgtgtgtgtgtgtgtgtgtgtgtgtgtgtgtgtgtgtgtgtgtgtgtgtgtgtgtgtgtgtgtgtgtgtgtgtgtgtgtgtgtgtgtgtgtgtgtgtgtgtgtgtgtgtgtggtgtgtgtgtgtgtgtattcatgttcTTCCTGTATTAATGCACACAGGGTAATTGCTAAGTTCCTACATATTTAATGCTGTCTCATATCCACATTGTGCATTACTGAAATTCTacaccattctctctcctctcctccccctacctctccatcctttgtctccctctctcccttcctgcctcctcccacttttttccttccttccctccttcctctccccctctgtccctcttctacctcttccccctccatctcctccctccctcttctcatccctctctcaccatacatcttctccctcttccccctccatctcctccctccctctctcatccctctctcaccatacatcttctccctcttccccctccatctcctccctccctcttctcatccctctctcaccatacatcttctccctcttccccctccatctcctccatccctcttctcatccctctctcaccatacatcttccccctccctctccctcttctcatcccctCCATCATACATCTCCatccccttctcatccctctctcaccatacatcttctccctcttccccctccatctcctccctccctcttctcatccctctgtcaccatacatcttctccctcttccccctccatctcctccctccctcttctcatccctctgtcaccatacatcttctccctcttccccctccatctccctccctccctcttctcatccctctctcaccatacatcttctccctcttccccctccatctcctccctccctcttctcatccctctgtcaccatacatcttctccctcttccccctccatctcctccctccctcttctcatccctctgtcaccatacatcttctccctcttccccctccatctcctccctccctcttctcatccctctctcaccatacatcttctccctcttccccctccatctcctccctccctcttctcatccctctctcaccatacatcttctccctcttccccctccatctcctccctccctcttctcatccctctctcaccatACATCTTCTGCGTCTTCGTCACACTCCGATCCAAACTGACACATCTCACAGGACGAGTCCCTCTGTCCCACACCAGCCTCTCCAGAACTCtctaacagagagagatagagatgttgtgtgtgtggtaaccTGTGTGTGGTCACGTGTGTAAATGCATGTAGATAATGACTCAAACCTGGGAGAGAAACACCGTCACCACCATCACCTGATCCTGAACCAGCGTCTGCAAGAGAACATGATATATTTAGATTCAGGTCACATTCCGCAGCAAGACATTCTAGTGGAACAGACCCCAAACTAGTGGTACCTGTAGGACAAGGACCCAGAGAtgcagtgtgtatctctgtctgaaGCTGACAGGCTTCCCGTCTCAGAAAACACTCATTCTGATATCTGTGATTGTTGGAACCACACACCGGGGAATAATCTGCactacactgcagagagagagagagagtgagagagagagagagggagagagagagagggggagagagggggggaggaggggggagagagagagagagagagagagagagagagggagagagagagagagggggagagagagagggggagagagagagggggagagcgggggagggagagagagggggagagagagagagagaggggggggagagagagagagagacagagagagacagagagagagagggggagagagagagagagagacagagagagacagagagagagagagagagagagagagagggggagagagagagggggggagagagagggggagagcgggggagggagagagagggggggagagagagagagagacagagagagacagagagagacagagtcagagagagacagagagagacagagagagacagagagagagagagggggagggggagagagagagagagacagagagagagagagagagagagagagagagagagagagagagagaggggggagagagagagggggagagagagagagagacagagagagagagagagagagagggggagagagagagagagggggagagagagagagagagagagacagagagagacagagagagagagagaggggggagagagagagagaggagggagagagagagaggggagacagagagagacagaaacagagacagagagagacagagagagagagagagacagagagagagagagagagagagagagacagagacagagacagagacagagacagagacagagagagacagagacagagacagagagagagagagacagagacagagagagacagagacagagagagagagagacagagacagagatagagagagacagagacagagacagagagagacagagacagagagagagacagagagagacagagagagagagagacagagacagagatagagagagagagagagagacagagagagagagacagagagagagagagagagagagagacagagacagagatagagagagacagagagagacagagagagagacagagagagagacagagagagagacagagagagacagagagagagagagagagagacagagagagacagagagagagagagacagagacagagacagagacagagacagagagagacagagagagacagaaagagacagagagagacagagagagacagagacagagagagacagagagagacagagagacagagagagacagagagagagacagagagagacagagagagacagagagagagagagagagagagacagagagagacagagagagacagagagagacagagagacagagagagagagagagagacagagagagacagagagagacagagagacagagagagacagagacagagagagagacagagacagagacagagagacagagacagagagagacagagacagagagagacagagagagacaaagagagacagagagagagagacagagagagagacagagagagacagagagagacagagagagacagagagagacagagagagacagagagagacagagagagacagagagagacagagacagagagacagagagagacagagagagacagagagagagagagagagagacagagagagacagagagagacagagagagacagagagagacagagagagacagagagagacagagagagacagagagagacagagagagacagagagagacagagagacagagagagagacagagagagacagacagagagagacagacagagagagagagagagacagagagagacagagagagagagagagagacagagagagagacagagagagagagagagagagagagagagagacagagagagacagagagagacagagagagacagacagagagagagacagagagacagagagagacagagagagagacagagagagagagagagagagagacagagagagacagagagagacagagagagagagagagagacagagagagagacagagagagacagagagagagagagagagacagagagagacagctttcATTGATATGTTAAACTGAAATGTATTGATGTATATCTTCAGCAACCACAGTAGTGTTTCATATCTTTATGGCAGACATTCATGGAGATGTACTCATGTTGCTTATTTTACAAATTGTACAAATTGGTAtgaacactgtgtgtgtttgtgtgtaataaATAGGAGCAATGTGACTGGTGTTGCAACACAGAGAGGCTTTGTCCACTCAGAGTAAAAATACAAGAAGACAGAGATGCCtcaaagcaaagagagagagagaaaatagggaagaagagacagagagaaagaaagagaaacacagagagacagagagagagagagagatgcttacCTTAAAGTCACAGACGCAGGTCATGGTCTCTGCTATCTTTAGACACTCCCCGTCATACTGACAGGAGTCTGTGTCACACTGGAAGTCCCTCTCCTCTgaatctacacagagagagatagaaggaggatCAACCATAGATCCTCTGAGGACCCACCATGGATCCAACATGTCTTCCAGTGGCCTGGTTCGTGCCTTGTTCACGCTCCACTGGAGCCCTGGGCTGTGGTAActgctgcctgtgtgtgtctagCCTACGGTGTGTCCTCTGTAAAACAGATGGTGGAGCCAGAACAGCAGCACCATTACTGGGGTATTTTTACTTCCCgttcatttctgtctctctcctccaaagAACGGGGgagcgaggaggaggagaggaacagaggagagtaggaaCGACCACATTTTGTGAAGGACACACAGGgctggaagagggggaggaagaggacaagGCAACAAAACTGGTTTCTTTGAAGTTATCTGCAGCTGTTGTCCTTCAGCCCATCCTAGCTGTCAATCTGATGTAGGGTCCACACTGGGATCAAGCTGTGTTGGTGCTTATTTCCATCCTGTCGTCCTGAGTCCAGCTGAGGAGAGGTTTCTTCACTCTATCTCCTACTCGGTTATATCTATTCAACCTTTAAACTAGGAAGCTCCAGAGTTATAAACAATTGTTTTTTCAACAGAGAGCTCAACAtgtggattagtgtgtgtgtctgttagccTACTTGTTACAAGATGGGGTTGTATGTAATTGTGTCCTATAGAGGGATCCAAATAGGAGAATCAGTCCTATTGCCTACCACTGATAACACATGGTACAACCTGATAACACGCacacccactcctcagtcagacagatcacaacaacccactcctcagtcagacagatcccacccacccactcctcagtcagacagatcacaccaacccactcctcagtcagacagatcacaccaacccactcctcagtcagacagatcacaccaacccactcctcagtcagacagatcaCACCCACCACCTCCTCAGTAAGACAGATCACACCAACCacctcctcagtcagacagatcaCACCAACCCACTCCTCAGTAAGACAGATCACACCCACCACCCCAGTCAGACTCACACCAACCCTCAGTCAGACAGATCAGTCAGACAGATCACAGCAACCCTCAGTCAGACAGATCACACCAacctcctcagtcagacagatcaCACCAACCacctcctcagtcagacagatcaCACCAACCacctcctcagtcagacagatcacaccaacccactcctcagtcagacagatcacacccacccactcctcagtcagacagatcacaccaacccactcctcagtcagacagatcacaccaacccactcctcagtcagacagatcacaccaacccactcctcagtcagacagatcacaccaacccactcctcagtcagacagatcaCACCCACCACCTCCTCAGTAAGACAGATCACACCCACCCacctcctcagtcagacagatccacctcctcagtcagacagatcacaccaacccactcctcagtcagacagatcaCACCAACCacctcctcagtcagacagatcacaccaacccactcctcagtcagacagatcaCACCCACCacctcctcagtcagacagatcaCACCCACCacctcctcagtcagacagatcacaccaacccactcctcagtcagacagatcacaccaacccactcctcagtcagacagatcacaccaacccactcctcagtcagacagatcacaccaacccactcctcagtcagacagatcacacccacccactcctcagtcagacagatcacccaacccactcctcagtcagacagatcacccaacccactcctcagtcagacagatcacaccaacccactcctcagtcagacagatcacccactcctcagtcagacccactcctcagtcagacagatccctcccactcctcagtcagacagatccctcccactcctcagtcagacagatccctcccactcctcagtcagacagatcccaccactcctcagtcagacagatccctcccactcctcagtcagacagatcacacccacccactcctcagtcagacagatccacccaccctcctcctcagtcagacagatcaCCAACccctcctcagtcagacagatcacatcccaacccactcctcagtcagacagatccctcccactcctcagtcagacagatccccacccactcctcagtcagacagatccctcccactcctcagtcagacagatcagacagacacctcccactcctcagtcagacagatcacaccaacccactcctcagtcagacagatccctcccaccctcagtcagacagatccctcc
Above is a genomic segment from Oncorhynchus tshawytscha isolate Ot180627B unplaced genomic scaffold, Otsh_v2.0 Un_scaffold_4246_pilon_pilon, whole genome shotgun sequence containing:
- the tmeff2b gene encoding tomoregulin-2 — translated: MHLQAGRHERRRPPSWIWTRFDRVWLAAMTVVMWIQMRPLQAFPTSSLSPCQTPTGWNCSDSEERDFQCDTDSCQYDGECLKIAETMTCVCDFKCSADYSPVCGSNNHRYQNECFLRREACQLQTEIHTASLGPCPTDAGSGSGDGGDGVSLPESSGEAGVGQRDSSCEMCQFGSECDEDAEDVWCVCNIDCSHISFNPVCASDGRSYDNPCQVKEASCQRQERIEVTHLGHCHGEGPRDLYIPCPSRYRNYCLHGDCQYPDNLGPPSCSCHAGFSGPQCEQKDYNVLFVVPGSGKIRYVLIASVIGALQITIITLVVLCVTRKSPGKKRKSVQKQSGALYDTDSTLRTATLHI